From Streptomyces sp. 6-11-2, one genomic window encodes:
- a CDS encoding phosphomannomutase/phosphoglucomutase has protein sequence MAADLSQIVKAYDVRGVVPDQWDEPLAELFGAAFAEVTGADALVTGHDMRPSSPGLARAFARGAARHGADVTGIGLCSTDQLYYASGALDLPGAMFTASHNPARYNGIKMCRAGAAPVGQDSGLAEIRELVERWLASGAPEPAARQGTISRRDTLRDYAAYLRSLVDLDSLRPLKVVVDAGNGMGGHTVPTVFDGLSVDLVPMYFELDGTFPNHEANPLDPANLVDLQKRVRAEGADLGIAFDGDADRCFVVDERGEPVSPSAITALVAARELAKNGGKGVIIHNLITSWSVPEVVEENGGTPARTRVGHSFIKAEMARTGAIFGGEHSAHYYFKDFWNADTGMLAALHVLAALGGQDGPLSALVAQYDRYAGSGEINSTVDDQAARLAAIRSAYAGRADVTVDELDGLTVTAADWWFNVRPSNTEPLLRLNSEARDEATMAKVRDEALAIIRG, from the coding sequence GTGGCTGCTGATCTGTCGCAGATCGTGAAGGCGTACGACGTACGCGGGGTGGTCCCGGACCAGTGGGACGAGCCGCTGGCCGAACTCTTCGGGGCGGCCTTCGCCGAGGTGACCGGCGCCGACGCCCTCGTGACCGGCCACGACATGAGGCCCTCCTCGCCCGGCCTGGCCCGGGCCTTCGCCCGCGGCGCGGCACGCCACGGCGCCGACGTCACGGGGATCGGCCTGTGCTCCACGGACCAGCTGTACTACGCCTCCGGCGCCCTGGACCTGCCCGGCGCGATGTTCACGGCCTCGCACAACCCGGCCAGGTACAACGGCATCAAGATGTGCCGCGCGGGCGCGGCCCCCGTCGGCCAGGACTCCGGGCTGGCGGAGATCCGCGAACTGGTCGAGCGGTGGCTCGCCTCGGGCGCCCCCGAGCCGGCCGCCCGGCAGGGGACGATCAGCCGGCGCGACACGTTGCGTGACTACGCGGCGTACCTGCGCTCCCTCGTCGACCTGGACTCCCTCCGCCCCCTGAAGGTCGTCGTCGACGCGGGCAACGGCATGGGCGGCCACACGGTCCCGACCGTCTTCGACGGTCTGTCCGTCGACCTCGTCCCGATGTACTTCGAACTGGACGGCACCTTCCCCAACCACGAGGCCAACCCCCTGGACCCGGCCAACCTCGTCGACCTCCAGAAGCGGGTCCGCGCGGAGGGCGCCGACCTCGGCATCGCCTTCGACGGCGACGCCGACCGCTGCTTCGTGGTCGACGAGCGCGGCGAGCCGGTCTCCCCGTCGGCGATCACCGCGCTGGTCGCCGCCCGCGAGCTGGCGAAGAACGGCGGCAAGGGCGTGATCATCCACAACCTCATCACCTCCTGGTCGGTCCCGGAGGTCGTCGAGGAGAACGGCGGCACGCCCGCCCGCACCCGCGTGGGCCACTCCTTCATCAAGGCCGAGATGGCGAGGACCGGCGCGATCTTCGGCGGCGAGCACTCCGCGCACTACTACTTCAAGGACTTCTGGAACGCCGACACCGGCATGCTGGCCGCCCTGCACGTCCTCGCGGCCCTGGGCGGCCAGGACGGCCCCCTGTCGGCCCTCGTCGCCCAGTACGACCGCTATGCCGGTTCCGGCGAGATCAACTCCACGGTCGACGACCAGGCCGCCCGCCTCGCCGCCATCAGGTCGGCCTACGCCGGCCGCGCGGACGTCACCGTCGACGAACTCGACGGTCTCACCGTCACCGCCGCCGACTGGTGGTTCAACGTCCGCCCGTCCAACACCGAGCCGCTGCTGCGGCTGAACTCCGAGGCCCGTGACGAGGCGACGATGGCCAAGGTGCGGGACGAGGCACTGGCGATCATCCGGGGCTGA
- a CDS encoding Trm112 family protein — translation MPLEAGLLEILACPACHAPLKEQDTELVCTGQDCGLAYPVRDGIPVLLVDEARRPA, via the coding sequence ATGCCGCTCGAAGCCGGCCTTCTGGAGATCCTCGCCTGCCCGGCCTGCCACGCCCCCCTCAAGGAGCAGGACACCGAGCTGGTCTGCACCGGGCAGGACTGCGGTCTGGCGTACCCCGTCCGCGACGGCATCCCCGTCCTGCTCGTCGACGAGGCCCGTCGCCCCGCGTGA